GCCAATCTAGTGAAACGGTCGGGTGCCGAGCAAGACATTATGTTGGGCTATTCGGATAGCAACAAAGACGGCGGGATCTTTACCAGCAATTGGGAGTTGTACCGCGCCGAGATTGCCTTGGTGGAGCTCTTTGAGCGCTTAGCGAATAGCCACAATATTCAGCTGCGTTTATTTCATGGGCGTGGTGGAACGGTTGGGCGTGGCGGTGGTCCGAGTTATGAAGCCATTCTCGCGCAGCCACCGGGGACGGTCAGAGGCCAAATTCGCTTGACGGAGCAAGGCGAGGTGATCGGCTCCAAATACGCCAATCCAGCGATTGGCAGGCAAAATTTGGAGGCATTGATTGCAGCAACCCTTGAGGCAACTCTATTGCAGCCAACCAAGCCAGCGACCTCATTATTTCTAAAAACAGCTGCACAGATTTCAGAGTCCAGCATGCGGGCCTACCGCCAATTGATCTATGAAACTGAGGGCTTTGCAGAATACTTTTTCCAGGCCACGCCGATTCGTGAGATTGCCGAACTCAACATTGGTTCACGACCTGCATCCCGTAAAGCGACGCAGCGTATTGAGGATCTTCGAGCCATTCCATGGGGCTTCAGTTGGGGGCAGTGTCGCTTAACACTGCCTGGATGGTTTGGCTTTGGATCTGCCATCTACGCGTTATTGCATGATGGTAAACCAAAGGAGCGAGCTACAAACTTAGCCCTATTAAAACGCATGTATCGACAGTGGCCATTTTTTCGAACCCTCTTGTCGAATATGGATATGGCTTTATCTAAAGCAGATCTTGACCTTGCAGCACTTTACAGTGAGCTCGTTGCTGATGCGCGCTTACGCAAAAAAATCTATACAGCCATGTGTGCAGAGTGGGATAAGACAGTTGCGGCACTCGAGCAAATCACCGGGGAGAAGCAGCGTTTGGCAAATAATCCGATCTTGGCCAGGTCCATTCGCCATCGCTTTCCTTACATTGACCCATTGCATCATATTCAGGTTGAGTTAGTCAGACGTTATCGTGCCGGGCAAAGCGACGAGCGGGTCAAGCGTGGTATCCACTTATCGATTAATGGAATTGCTTCAGGTTTGCGCAACACAGGATAAATGAAGCGAATTACTTGTGGTGGTCGGAGGGAAGCTCAACCCCGCACGCTCGACAGTATTTATCGCTTGCATTGAGGTCATCGGCTAAACAGTTCGGACAGGTTCGAGGATCCAAATCTGGCCGATGACGACGCAACGCCATTTCGCTGGTCACAATTCCAGTTGGAACAGCTAATGTACCCCAGCCCATCAGCATCATGGCCGAGGCAATCAATTTCCCCAAATCGGTTTTTGGGGTGATGTCACCGAAACCAACGGTGGTCATGGTTGTAATCGCCCAATAAATGCTAATTGGAATACTAGTGAACCCATGCTCTGGACCTTCAACCACATACATCAGCGTTCCCATCACCATCACAATCATCAGCACAACCGATAGAAACACCATGATTTTGCGCCGACTGGCAGCTAGGGCATTTGCTAGGTGGGTGTATTCAACCAAGAAACTTGTGAGCTTGAAGATTCGGAATATGCGCAGCAGGCGCAAGATGCGAACATCGATTAGCGAATGCAACTCGGGAAAGAAGAGCGCGAGGTAGGTGGGTAGAAATGCCACAAGATCAATGATTCCAAAAAAGCTTAGCGCATACTTGCGTCGATCAGGAGCGCAGTAGAGTCGTGCAATGTATTCAATGGTGAAGATGAAGGTAAAAAACCATTCCAAGGAAAAGAGGATGGTATGAAATTTTGCCGATATGCTTTGTACACTATCGAGCACCACTACCAAAATTGAGAACAGAATGACAAAGATCAGAATCCGGTCAAACAGTCGACCGGCACGGGTATCGGACTCAAAAATAACCCGATACAAAGTCTCTTTGAGACTCTGAGGTTCGTGGTTCCGAGGCTTGGCGGTCATATCGGCCCTAGTGGTTTAAAACAATTAGAATAACGGTTTAACACGTAATCATTAATTTAGCCTAAATAAGAAGGAATTTGCATGCCAGGCCTTTTGCCCAATGTAGACCCGGATGGTCTATTGGAATTCTCGGTGGTGTACACCGACCGTTCTTTAAATCACATGTCGGCGGAATTCAAAAAAGTGATCACCGACATTTCTGCAATTCTTAAGGATGTTTATAAAGCGCATTCAACCATTGTGATTCCTGGAAGTGGGACCTACGGCATGGAAGCAGTAGCTAGGCAATTTGCTCCTGGCAAAAAATGTTTGATTATTCGTAATGGTTGGTTCAGTTATCGCTGGACGCAAATTTTTGATCTCGAACAGTTCACCCAAGATGTACACGTTATTAAGGGTCGCCAAGTTGAGCATACTGCTCAGGGTGCGTTTGCACCTCCTCCGATTGAGGAGGTTGTTGCCTTTATTCAAAAAGAAAAGCCTGATGTCGTATTCGCTCCCCATGTTGAAACCTCTGCTGGGATTATCTTGCCACCCGAGTATTTAAGAGCCATTGGTGACGCAGTGGAATCGGTCGATGGACTATTTGTATTGGATTGCATTGCTTCTGGTGCGATGTGGGTTGATATGAAAGCCAGTAAGGTTGATGTCTTAATTAGTGCCCCACAAAAAGGGTGGAGTAGTTCCCCATGTTGTGCCTTGATTGGTCTTTCTGAGCGCGCACGGCAAAAAATTGAGCAAACCCAAAGTAATAGTTTCTCGATTGATCTTAAAAAGTGGTTGCAGATCATGGAAACCTATGAAAAGGGCGCACACGTTTATCACACCACGATGCCAACGGATGCGCTAAAGATTTTGCGTAATGCCATGAAGGAGACTCAGTCCCATGGATTTGATTACCTCAAGCAGCAACAGATTGAGTTAGGTAACCGGGTAAGAGCCTTAATGGTTAGTAAGGGTTTTCCGAGCGTAGCCGCGGCTGGATATCAAGCGCCATGTGTTGTGGTCAGCTACACCACTGATCCAGATATGCAATCCGGTAAGAAGTTTATGGAAGTTGGTTTGCAAACTGCTGCGGGTGTTCCGTTGCAAGTCGGCGAGGGTCCCGAGTTTAGAACCTTCCGACTTGGATTATTTGGCCTTGAGAAGCTTTTGCATATTGAGCGTGCCATCACACACCTCGAAGCTGCGATGGATAAGATCACGGCAAAGTAATTATTTTTCAATCTTTAAGACAGCAAAGGCAGCTTGCAGGCGCTTGGAGTAAACCTCCTTTAGCGCCTTTACTTTTTCTGGGGTCCACGACCAAAAGCCAGCAAGATTTTTAGTTCCCGTTTTGCCACTTTTAACCATGTTTAGGATTGTTGCAGGCATGGTGGAGTCATTGCATAGTGCTGGATAAATCTCCTTGGCTGCGTTACAGTTAACATCCCACCCCGATAGTTCTTTCTGGGTGATTGGTCCCACCGCAGCATATCGAAAGCCAAAGCTATAGCGAACTGCATCATCCACATCCTCCGGCGTGGCGATGCCACGATCAATTAAATACAGGGCTTCCCGCATTAAGGCATGTTGAATACGATTCGCTAAGAATCCAGGGATATCTTTTTTAACAAGAACCGGCTTCTTATCAATGGATTGATAGAAGTCATAAACCCTTTTTGCAATGATTGGATCAGTTTTCTCACCCAAGACAATTTCAACTAAGGGCACTAATTCAGCAGGCATGAAGTAATGAGCCCCCATCATGCGATGGGCTGTCTTTAAATCCTGTGCGATTTTACTAATTGGATAGGCTGAGCTATTGCTCCCAATTGGTATATCTTCAGGAACACGTTCGTCGAGAGCGCAAAACAAGGCTTGCTTACTTGGTAAGTCTTCAATAATGGTTTCTACAATCCAGCGGCAGTTAGCCCAATTGCTCCATGTATCAATTTCGTCAGCATGGGATGATTCTGTGGTGATTGATTTTGTCTCCGAGCATAATGCGATTGCGTCAGTAAGACATTGTTGCGCCTTTTTCTGGGTCCTCCCCAAGACCACCACAGGAACATTAGCTTCCAGGAATCCAGCTGTGATCCCAGTCGCCATGGTTCCGGTTCCAATTACAGTTACATAAGCCATCAAAAGTCCTTATCAAACGCTCTAAATAAGCTAGAGTCTAATTCAGTTTTATTCTCTGTCAGCCTGGATTGACAGGCTATTGCATCCAATTGGCTTGATAGCCAATGTCCTATACAGGTCAAGGCAAAACAGCGCTGAAACTGGTATAAATGGGGCTTCGCTTTTTAAAGCCATTGCCAACTAAAACGACAACGACAGACAAAATATGCTGAAACTTGACCAACATCCATCGGGTAGACATTTTTTACACATTCCAGGACCCAGTCCGGTTCCCTCGCGGATTTTGCGTGCCATCAGTTATCAAACCATTGATCATCGCGGCCCTGAGTTTGGTGAGTTAGGTCTTCAGTTATTGGCTGGTATGCAAACCATTTTTAAGACGAAGCATCCAGTGATTATTTATCCCAGCTCAGGTACTGGTGCGTGGGAGGGTGCTCTTGTGAACACCTTGTCTCCGGGTGACCTCGTTCTCATGTATGAGACTGGTCATTTTGCAACCCTTTGGAATAAGTTAGCTCAACGTTTAGGAATTAAAACGGAGTTCATTGGCTTACCAGGTGCAGAGGGTTGGCGTCATGGAGTTGACGCTGCAAAAATTGAAGAGCGCTTAAAGGCAGATACAGGCCATCAAATTAAAGCAGTTTGTGTGGTTCATAACGAGACCTCAACAGGGGTTACATCCAATATCGCCGCTGTGCGCAAGGCCATTGATGCAGCAAAACATCCTGCACTCTTAATGGTCGATACGATCTCCGGCCTTGCCTCGGCAGATTTTCGTCATGATGAGTGGGGCGTTGATGTAACTGTAAGCGGCTCACAAAAGGGCTTGATGCTTCCCCCTGGCATTGGATTTAATGCGATTTCACCAAAAGCGCTAGAAGCCAGTAAGCGCGCAACCTTGCCAAAAGCCTATTGGGCTTGGGATGAAATTCTGGAGTCCAATAAGACGGGTTATTGGCCCTCGACGCCTGCGACCAATTTACTTTATGGCTTACACGAAGCGATCGAGATGATTTTGAATGAAGGCATGGACAATGTGTTCGCTCGCCATCAGCGTCTTGCAAAAGCTTGTCGCGCAGCAGTGGAGGCATGGGGAATGGAAGTGCAGTGTAAGGACCCAGCGGTTTACTCGCCTGTATTAACTGGCGTGCGCACCCCAGAGGGTGTGGATGCTGATGCCTTGCGAAAATTAATCTTTGAGCGCTATAACCTGTCCCTTGGAACGGGCCTAGGTAAGGTGAAGGGTCAATTATTCCGCATTGGGCATTTGGGTGACTGCAATGAGTTATCTTTGCTTGCTGCCATCAGTGGATGCGAAATGGGCATGAACCGTTTTGGTATCAAGCTCAAGGGTAGTGGCGTTCTTGCTGCCCAAGAAGCCTTGCAATAACTACGGCTGATTGAGTTGTTTGCGAAGCGTTTCGATTTCCTCTAAGAGATCAAGCGCTAAAGCAACGCCCGGTGTATTTACCTCGAGGTCTCGGACTAAGCGACTAGCAATCTTGGCGCGTCGTAAGGAGTGACCGGTAAAGCGCCAATCACTCTGATTCGAACCTTGTGGCTGCAAAACACCTTCGGCCACCCATTCTTCAATATGCGTATGAGTGATTGAACATGCTTGACAGATTTCAGTAACACTTAGATGCAGATGCTCTTCAACCACCACCCCCTCTAGCAATACAGAATGATTGGTATTCATATGGATAGCTCCTATACGTTTGCACGTGGATTAAATGCGGCAAAGGACTTTGCCATCGCCTGGTAGGACTCTTTATCGGCATCGGTGGTTACTGGTGGGGTAACCAATCGAATGGTTGCATAAAGGTCACCTGGTTCTTGGCTCGGAATGCCTTTGCCCTTAAGGCGTAATTTCTTACCCGCCATGGTGTTGGCAGGTATGTTCAGTTCAACTTTGCCAGTTGGAATAAGGAGGTCTACCGTTGCCCCCAATGCCGCCTCCCAGGGAGCAAGGCTTAACTCCACCGTAACGTCTTTACCATCAACCTTGAAGTAGGGGTTCGGTTTAATCACAATCTCTAAATAGAGGTCACCCGCTTTGCCATTGCCAAACCCAGGACTTCCTTGACCAGCAAGGCGCAAATGTTGACCGCTTCGAATACCCTTGGGGATCTTGACCTCTAAAGTATGCTCTTGCATGCGAAGATGACCTTGATCGTCGAGTGTGGGCATTTTGAGTCCAATGCTCCGCTGCGCACCTAGATAGGAATCAACTAAATCAATCTCAATCTTGGCATGGTGATCTTCACCCGGAATATTGAGTTGAGCACTTTGTTGATTGGCTTGTTGGGCGCGGCGCCCAAAAATGGACTCAAAGAACTCGCTATGGTCAGGATTGGCATGATCACCCCAACCATTACCTCGAAACTCGTATCCAGAATCCCAGTTGGGTGGTGGATTAAAACCTTGACCTCCCGACCAGTTATTACCCATTTGATCGTAGGCAGATTTTTTCTCTGGATCTTTTAGAACTGCATAAGCCTCACCAATTTCTTTGAAGCGTTTTTCGGCATCCGTCTCTTTACTCACATCGGGATGGTATTTGCGAGCTAGTTTGCGATAGGCCTGTTTGATCTGATCAGGCGTCGCATCCCGTTCCAGGCCGAGTATTTTGTAATAGTCTTGATATTCCATGAAGGCAAAAGGGGGAGTCAATCAATAATGCTCGATTTTAATCGGATTGAACCATTCAGTAGAATGGGACATGGCTGAAATTGATCCTTTAATCGCAAACGATGATTTACCACCCAGTAAATCAGAGCTCAAACGTCAAATGGCCGAGCGCCAAAAATTAGCTGAGGCTTTAAGCGCCCTCACAAGTGATGCGTTAAAGTCTATTCCAATCGATGAAGATTTGCGCGATGCGATTGCACAGACCTCAAAGGTTCGGTCCTTTGAGGGGATTCGGCGCCATAAGCAATACCTTGGTAAACGGATGCGCACATTATCCGATGAGGATATTGCTGCCATTAAGAATCAACTTGAAGTCATTGAAGGGCCTGGTCGGGTCGAAACTGCCAAGTTACATCGTTTAGAGCGTTTGCGCGAACGCTTGCTACAAAGTGATGAGGCCTTACAGGAGTTAATTACTAAGTATCCTGCACTCGATATTCAGAGTATTCGTACTCTGATTCGAAATGCCAAAAAGGAACGCGAGACCAATAAACCTCCGAAAGCCTATCGTGAGATTTTCCAATACCTTAGAGAGCTTGAGACTTAGATGAGTAAAACCAAGCACGATCGTGGCGCGATCTACGTATTCATTCAAGCAGTTTTATTAATCGCACTATTCTTTGGTCCGGCCGATCTGCTTGGTAAGCCAGAGACAATCCATTACCCCTTGTGGCTGATTGGTAGGGCTTTTTTCTACCTCGGTCTTGGAATTGCTATATGGGCTGCCATTTCTTTAGGTCCCAATTTGACCCCACTACCAAAACCCAAGCAAAACGGCGAATTAATTCAGACAGGAATTTACAAGATGGTGCGCCACCCCATTTATTTTGGGGTGATTATTCTGGGTTTTGGATGGGCAGCAACTGTGCAAAATTGGTATACCTTTATTGTGGCGCTCGCATTACTACTCTTCTTTGACATGAAGTCCCGCAAAGAAGAAGAGTGGCTGTTGGAAAAGTTTCCAGACTATAAGGACTATCAACGGCGTACCAAGAAACTGATCCCACTAATCTATTAATCGATTACCTGAAAATAATTAGCCGATTCATTTAAGCGCTTTATACCCCGGAGTTTTATTGGAACGATTCTTGATGGCTTTAATGAATGCGATCAAGGTTTTATTACGCCTGAACTCTGGTTTCATGGCGAGGTAAAACGTTTCAGTCTCAAGTGGAATGAAGTGTAACTTGTACTCTTTGGCGATGTATTGCAACCCAATTCCGACATCGGCTTGTTCAGCTAAGATGCTGGTCGCAACGGCGCTATGGGTAAACTCCTCGTGCCCATATCCTTTAATTAGTTTGGTCTTTAGGCCTTCACGCTCTAAGAGTCGATCAAGTAATAGACGTGTACCCGCCCCCTTTTGTCGATTAATCATCCGTACCTCGGGCCGAGCGAGATCTCGGATGGATTGAATCTTCAGCGGATTGCCTTTTGCTAACAATAATCCTTGAACGCGCTGCATTAAGGGGACGGTCACCAGACCAGCACGGCGGAGGTGGTCTTCGATCGCTTTAATTTCAGCAGGATCCGATACATGAAAACCTGCAATGCTCGCTTTATTTTCGATCAGTCGATCCAGCGCATGTCCAGACCCCATCGTTTTATAGTCAATTTCATCAAATTTTGAATGAATTTGCTCAATGAGTGGGTCGTTACTAGTGCAAAAAATATAGCGATCAAGGATTTTTTCAAGATGCTTGGAGAGCTTCTCGCCAATATCCGTAGCTAAGCGCTGAGCCTCATTTGAAAGCTGTAAATCCAAGCGATCGAGCGAATGAATCAGTAATTGACCGGCGGGAGTAATTTTTGAGCCGTGCCCCTTAATTCGCTCTAATAGCTTACAGCCCAGTTCTTGCTCAGCCTCTCGCAGTTCATTCCAAACCGTTCGATAGGAGACATTGAGATCCTTTGCAGCAGCTGCAAGGGTACGCCCCTGATCCACACTGCGCAACAAATTACCAATATGCGTTAAGTCGAGGCTACGCTGATGGTAGTTTGGGGTCTTCAGGAGGAGGGTGGGTTGGATCACGAGCTTCATATGAATATTTTTGCATATTGATTATTTAAATCGATCTCTTGATGATAAAACGTTTTCAACTCACTATTAATCACCATGAAAAATATTCGCTCCATTGTTTCGGCATTCACTCTCTCATTCTTACTTTCAACGGCCGCTTATG
This genomic window from Polynucleobacter sp. MWH-UH24A contains:
- a CDS encoding ion transporter, with product MTAKPRNHEPQSLKETLYRVIFESDTRAGRLFDRILIFVILFSILVVVLDSVQSISAKFHTILFSLEWFFTFIFTIEYIARLYCAPDRRKYALSFFGIIDLVAFLPTYLALFFPELHSLIDVRILRLLRIFRIFKLTSFLVEYTHLANALAASRRKIMVFLSVVLMIVMVMGTLMYVVEGPEHGFTSIPISIYWAITTMTTVGFGDITPKTDLGKLIASAMMLMGWGTLAVPTGIVTSEMALRRHRPDLDPRTCPNCLADDLNASDKYCRACGVELPSDHHK
- a CDS encoding aminotransferase class V-fold PLP-dependent enzyme, with the protein product MPGLLPNVDPDGLLEFSVVYTDRSLNHMSAEFKKVITDISAILKDVYKAHSTIVIPGSGTYGMEAVARQFAPGKKCLIIRNGWFSYRWTQIFDLEQFTQDVHVIKGRQVEHTAQGAFAPPPIEEVVAFIQKEKPDVVFAPHVETSAGIILPPEYLRAIGDAVESVDGLFVLDCIASGAMWVDMKASKVDVLISAPQKGWSSSPCCALIGLSERARQKIEQTQSNSFSIDLKKWLQIMETYEKGAHVYHTTMPTDALKILRNAMKETQSHGFDYLKQQQIELGNRVRALMVSKGFPSVAAAGYQAPCVVVSYTTDPDMQSGKKFMEVGLQTAAGVPLQVGEGPEFRTFRLGLFGLEKLLHIERAITHLEAAMDKITAK
- a CDS encoding 3-hydroxyacyl-CoA dehydrogenase family protein encodes the protein MAYVTVIGTGTMATGITAGFLEANVPVVVLGRTQKKAQQCLTDAIALCSETKSITTESSHADEIDTWSNWANCRWIVETIIEDLPSKQALFCALDERVPEDIPIGSNSSAYPISKIAQDLKTAHRMMGAHYFMPAELVPLVEIVLGEKTDPIIAKRVYDFYQSIDKKPVLVKKDIPGFLANRIQHALMREALYLIDRGIATPEDVDDAVRYSFGFRYAAVGPITQKELSGWDVNCNAAKEIYPALCNDSTMPATILNMVKSGKTGTKNLAGFWSWTPEKVKALKEVYSKRLQAAFAVLKIEK
- a CDS encoding alanine--glyoxylate aminotransferase family protein, producing MLKLDQHPSGRHFLHIPGPSPVPSRILRAISYQTIDHRGPEFGELGLQLLAGMQTIFKTKHPVIIYPSSGTGAWEGALVNTLSPGDLVLMYETGHFATLWNKLAQRLGIKTEFIGLPGAEGWRHGVDAAKIEERLKADTGHQIKAVCVVHNETSTGVTSNIAAVRKAIDAAKHPALLMVDTISGLASADFRHDEWGVDVTVSGSQKGLMLPPGIGFNAISPKALEASKRATLPKAYWAWDEILESNKTGYWPSTPATNLLYGLHEAIEMILNEGMDNVFARHQRLAKACRAAVEAWGMEVQCKDPAVYSPVLTGVRTPEGVDADALRKLIFERYNLSLGTGLGKVKGQLFRIGHLGDCNELSLLAAISGCEMGMNRFGIKLKGSGVLAAQEALQ
- a CDS encoding chaperone modulator CbpM — its product is MNTNHSVLLEGVVVEEHLHLSVTEICQACSITHTHIEEWVAEGVLQPQGSNQSDWRFTGHSLRRAKIASRLVRDLEVNTPGVALALDLLEEIETLRKQLNQP
- a CDS encoding DnaJ C-terminal domain-containing protein, with the protein product MEYQDYYKILGLERDATPDQIKQAYRKLARKYHPDVSKETDAEKRFKEIGEAYAVLKDPEKKSAYDQMGNNWSGGQGFNPPPNWDSGYEFRGNGWGDHANPDHSEFFESIFGRRAQQANQQSAQLNIPGEDHHAKIEIDLVDSYLGAQRSIGLKMPTLDDQGHLRMQEHTLEVKIPKGIRSGQHLRLAGQGSPGFGNGKAGDLYLEIVIKPNPYFKVDGKDVTVELSLAPWEAALGATVDLLIPTGKVELNIPANTMAGKKLRLKGKGIPSQEPGDLYATIRLVTPPVTTDADKESYQAMAKSFAAFNPRANV
- the yjgA gene encoding ribosome biogenesis factor YjgA, translating into MAEIDPLIANDDLPPSKSELKRQMAERQKLAEALSALTSDALKSIPIDEDLRDAIAQTSKVRSFEGIRRHKQYLGKRMRTLSDEDIAAIKNQLEVIEGPGRVETAKLHRLERLRERLLQSDEALQELITKYPALDIQSIRTLIRNAKKERETNKPPKAYREIFQYLRELET
- a CDS encoding isoprenylcysteine carboxylmethyltransferase family protein is translated as MSKTKHDRGAIYVFIQAVLLIALFFGPADLLGKPETIHYPLWLIGRAFFYLGLGIAIWAAISLGPNLTPLPKPKQNGELIQTGIYKMVRHPIYFGVIILGFGWAATVQNWYTFIVALALLLFFDMKSRKEEEWLLEKFPDYKDYQRRTKKLIPLIY
- a CDS encoding substrate-binding domain-containing protein, whose translation is MKLVIQPTLLLKTPNYHQRSLDLTHIGNLLRSVDQGRTLAAAAKDLNVSYRTVWNELREAEQELGCKLLERIKGHGSKITPAGQLLIHSLDRLDLQLSNEAQRLATDIGEKLSKHLEKILDRYIFCTSNDPLIEQIHSKFDEIDYKTMGSGHALDRLIENKASIAGFHVSDPAEIKAIEDHLRRAGLVTVPLMQRVQGLLLAKGNPLKIQSIRDLARPEVRMINRQKGAGTRLLLDRLLEREGLKTKLIKGYGHEEFTHSAVATSILAEQADVGIGLQYIAKEYKLHFIPLETETFYLAMKPEFRRNKTLIAFIKAIKNRSNKTPGYKALK